ccttttgtTCGCTTATGTATTTCCCTTCGATTTCTCGAAGGAactcttcgccttcgtttgACCATTGAAACCACGTAGTGAAGTCGCTGCAGTTCTTTCCACGTGGTGGAGTTATTGTACAGCAAAGCGTCGTTGCGTCGCCGTGTTTTTGGATTTTTATATTGAGTTTGGGAGGGTGAATGGAAACTACGAATTCTCCATGTGATAGACTGTATATATGGGGACCTGGTTATGTACTACCTATTGGTCCAGAGACGATAGCTACTAGTAAAGCTAAAACGGCCGTCCTACACACACAATTTTCTGTTAATAGCGGGAAACGAAGAGGTAGTTTGAGACCTGTTCATGGTGAAGCAACGCTGCCTGACGTAATGTATTTGGATATGAGGCAACGAATGTCCTATGTTACGCAACGACTGACAGTTGATTTTAAGTTACACTTCCGCTTAGTGTGAAATTGCTGTAGGgaattgtgacgtcaccaaacCGGAAATCTAACGGAATTAGATGtaatttgattattattaattaagcaatTGTAGCTACTGTAGTGGTCTTCGCTGAGTCCTTTCAGTCTTGGCTATTAAGTTCTGAAGGAAGGGGAGGGAGTTCACTTTCGAAGTAAACAGTTCAGAGAGTGCAACCATTCCCCCGCTTGCTCCCACTGACTCCCTCACTCCCCAAGACACAGAAACGAACGTTATTTTTGCACTAGATCGGGCTTCTACAAGTACGGcttatctttttctcttttatagGCACCATGAATGCTCCTGTACAGTTTGGGCGTTTGCTGGCCTTGTTCTTCTGCACCGTCGTGGAAATTTCTGCTGTTCAAGGTCAAGGTAAGAGATCGAGCTCCCAAACAATAGTATTGTTGATAATGTACGCCGTCTGATCGTTATCATGCGCATTGTATAGCTACGATCAGAGCTCCTTCTAAATTTGGCGCTTGTTATACGTAGGACAAGAGAGCCACCAGCTTGGCAAGCGATCTCCTTATGAGAAAATCGTGCAGGAAGGCCAACCGTTTCGCCTGCTCTGCATCCATCGAGACATCTCGGGATGGAAAAAGAATGGACGGCCAGTTCAAACCCAGAGCCGATTGCAAATCATTCCCATGGGTCCATACAAAGCGCTGGACGTTTCGAAAGCCCAGCTCGGCGACAGCGGTCTCTACGAGTGCATAGCAACGGGCGGACGAACGGCGTCCGCTTGGTCCGTTGACGTGTATCAAAAAGGTAAAATTTTCGTTCCcactctgttttttttccgtCTCACCTCCGCATATTTCACTTTCGTTTGGGAATGTAGGCGTTCTTTCGATTGAAGGGATCGACGTGCGCAGCGGATCGGTCGAGGTGTACGCCGGACTTACGGTCGTGCTACGATGCGTTGGTAAGCTTTTCGCCATGCTCGCCTGGAGAGAGGGCAACGAGTACGTCGAGCATCGAGCTCGTCACGATCTCAGGCGCTCTCGAATCGATTCCGAAACGCGACTCGCCGTTCTTTCCATTCGAGACGTTCAACTCTCCGACGCGGGAAGATACGATTGCATAGGCTATCCCGAATTCCACGGTCCTTATTCTCGGGAATCGGTCGACGTCAAGGTGCTTCGACCGGAGCCCATCCGATTTACCGTCACGCCGTCGAACGTGTCCGCCTACGAAGGAGAACGCGTTATTGTTTATTGTAGCGCCGCTGGAAGGCCATCGCCTTCGGTCCATTGGGCTAGGGAAACGAAGACTGGTGTGAGAGTTTCCTTTGCGAAGATAGCGACACCAGATGGACGGctcgtttttccttctctatctaaagagaacgaaggaaTTTATCAATGTGTGGCGGAGAATGCTCTCGGAAAGATGTCCTTGCGAATTCGAGTTTCCATTCGAGTTGCAGGTACCGTGCATGACACTACTAGTAGTGAGCGTCCCACAGAGGCTGAACCTTTTCACTCCAGACGTTCACAATATGGACGTTCTTCTTACCCACTCGCCTCAGTCCGTTCTTATGACCTGTAACGTAAGTCGAACGTTTTCCGTGGCCTGGCTCAAAGACGGCAAAATGATTCGCGACTGCAATGACAGTCGCCTGCACTTTCCTGCCTTCGACTTCGGTTCGGCTTTGGTGATTCAAGCCATTGGCTATGCAGACAAGGGCCTCTACGAAGCTCGTGCTCGTGTCGACGGAAAGCTGGTTTACAAGTACTCCGTATTTCTTAATATCAGAGGTaaatttctgattttttgacgtgtGATTTTGCAGCATTTCTTTCTCCCTTCACTGAAGGTGTTCCTACTCCTCCAAGAAACGTTAGTGTAACGTTCAAGTGCAGCACCACTCTAAGATCTACTCTGTTGTCTGTTTCTTGGCTGCCTCCTGTATTtcgcggcgaagacgacgaagaaaacctCCTCTATTCTATTGTAGTTACGACTATTGAAATACGACATCTGAAAATCACACGTCGATATAAAGTGGAGTCGAATGCAACGGTAGCTGAACTAAAACTAGAGGCAAGGTGCACGAGTTGCACAGCAATCCACTTCATTGAAGTCTACGCTGTCAATTCTATTGGAAGAAGCAACGCAGCTCTGCCAGTAGCAACGGCCAGTGAAAGTTCAAGTAATTTAATTGGCCTACTCTATGTctgtcaattttttattcattAGCTCTGCTAAAACGAAATTGTAACCGAACTATTTCATCGATCCCTGTACTGAAATCTTACCCAGGATTTCAAATGAAGCTCAAAGTGGCAGATCGGTCTTGTTTGAAGGTTTGTCTCGTATAGCATTTAGTGTCTTCTCCCTCCTAAGATCGTTTTAGTCTGGTCAAACTCACTTTGTTGACGCACTGCAAAGTGCTATTTATGACTATGCAAAGGCGGCGTCTGAAATTGCCTATCGCGCCCAGCTGGTTTTTGAAATAGTTTCAAATGAGTTCCTGAatcagtttattatttactcTGTTCCTGGCCGGTTGGACGTTGACGAATCCATAGCCCTAATAAAAGCCCTTGAACGTCCTTTGAGGTTTGATTCCGGTAGCGGACACGCTTTCAAAGCGAAGGATCTTCAAGAGTGCAAATTTAAAGTTCACGATTGCAACGTTTTTTATGCCAAGGGAATAAGTCGCCACAGGGATTGTCAGATAGGAGGACGGAAGAATAGGGGTTGCAACGTCTCAAGCTTCGTCTAccaagtgaagaaattctGTGAGCTTCTATAGCCTGCACCTACAGCTTGAAAGATAGGTTAGCATGACTTGCAAAAAGCATCCGCTTCTTTTAACACAGCCATAGACAAGCAAGCACACAGTCACTGATTCTTATTCTAAAATGCTTTAAATGTTAGATTTCAGTTTCCATGCTTGCCTGGCGTTCGTTCATATCATTCATCATATCTGCGACTTCTACTTGATGAGGACAACTGCATGTCTGTTCGCCATGTCTGGAGCCTTTCGACTCACGTCTACGACGTTTCCGCTTCGCTATTGCTATCGCTACCAATACCACACCACCTACCACACCACCACCACCCACCACACCTACCACTGTGGCAGTTCTGTGGTTACTTTCTGGTGATTCAGAGGCAGCAGTAACCGTGGAATTCGTGGTAGTGATTTGCGTTTTGTCTTCTAAATACCACTTCCACTACCACTACTATCAACAGCAGGAAATGTACCTTCCACCAATTGACCACTTGTAGTTGGCGAATCTGTGCTATTTGGTGTTTCGTGCTCTGAAAATAcctaattaatatttttacaGCACGTAATAACGTTGTACCGGATATGTGAAGTCTGACGATGTTTGGACTTCTTTGTGATGCCCAACAGGTGTAGTCGCCAGAATCATTTGGCCGTGCGTTATTTATCAGCCATGTGACGTTTGGGATCAGATGTCCCGTTGGCATCTGCCACACGATGTTATCCTGCTGCGATGACTCAGGACAGGACAACGAAATTGACTCTCCACTTTGTCCTTCTCTAAGTGTGAGACTTGGCATTGCTAGAAATGATGTCAATAATTACTCAACTTGAATTAGGATACGCCAGTTTTGCTTACAAATGTAAAATTGTGCAAACAGCGTCGTATTTGTGACGGCACAAGCGTATAGGCCAATATAATTGAACGTTTCTGGCAAGAATGTAATTCCCAAGGAAGATTTGCACGGTCCGTCCGACACAATGCTGTACTGAGAACTATCCTCTCCGATGACGATGGCCGccttgtcttttttctcaaatGTCCAAATAAAGCCACTGCAATTGTAGCTTGCTGAAGAAACGCTACAGGTGAGAAAGATAAGATTTGGATGATgtctttcttcctttttaATGTACGCTAACAAAAGAAAGCCGTGAGGCTACATACAATAAAGCGACATTTAGAGACTACCTGTAGCGCATGGGAAACAGCATAGCAGAAGTATACAAGCCATTCTTGAAAGTATTGGCATTGTGGTTGATTCAGACGCCTAAAAATAAGATACATTGACCTTTCCACTGGCCTAGCCTTAAAGAGGTTGCTCGAAAACGGgccaaagaagagaaaagcaacGTTCTGTCAAACCCGGATACAGTTCGGGCCACGTGTGCAATGTACTGAATAAATCTCCTAAAGCACCATACCACGCTACAGAGAGCTGTCGCCGGACGACAAAACGTTTAGACTCGGCGGGGTCCGTGCtcggagagagagaaagatgaCTACCCCTGATTGCATGCATACCTAATTAGCTGTCGACGGTGTGGCGCTTTTCCCTCCTGTCTGTGTTTAGAAAAGCCGGCTTTTTGAGCGTTTAGCTGCTGCCTAGTGCTAGTATACAGCAAGAAACAGCTGGCGCCGGCGCTGATTCGCGATATCAATTTGAAGGCGGACTTGAACTAACAACGTTATCTAATCTGTCCATACAGATGAGGAGGTCACACTTTGGTATACGCCTTTGTAGTGTTGAGAATTGCATGTTCTTTACGAAAGCTGACAGCCTATACTATTACTAGTCCAACATTTCTACTCTGGCTTTCTGATTCTCAAAAACGCTTGGAGCTCATTAATTCCGAAATGCAAgggtttctttttcgaattcTGTTATTTTGGACTGTCAGTAAGAATCTATTGCTTGCTTGGTATGAGAAGCGAATCTTTTCACGTAAGCATGACCGACAGAAAATGCTGAGACAGAAGTTGCAGCAGTAGTAGTCTAGTAGGAATGCTGCATGACTTTGAAGTACTACAGTGGGCATGCAATCGtagtttttctttatttctagTTAAAGCCAATGACTGCAATCAGCAAAGAGCGTTTTCAGGGGTTGTCGACGTGGTCGAAGGCGACTCGTTCACCTTGTGCTGTGACGTCAACCGACCTGCGAACTGGACGAAAAACGGCGTAGACGTGATGGCGCTCGAATTGAACGACAATGACAGCAACAGATTCAAAATCGAGGAAAACTCACTCGGAATTCGAACTCATCTGAGCGTGAGTCGAGCAATGTACGAGCAAGACAACGAGGTGGCATATCAGTGTGTGGCAACGTCACCGTCCGGTGACGCAGTCGTGGCAGAGCGAAAAGTGAGAGTACGTCGAAAAGGTGAATTATGTTGAGCCATAATTTTACATTAGTGctttctaaataaatatttgccTAATTTATTTATGCAGCCGAGGTCTCTTTTCATGGGCCACGTAGTTTGGTTGTCGAGGCCACCGTTGGCGACAACGTCGCTCTGAACTGCTCAGGTCGTCATCTGTTTTTCATCAAATGGTTCAAAGACGGACTCTTTGCCGGCGGTGCGTCGAGGTATCGCGTGAGCTCTTGGCGGCAACATTCTCATGCGATCAGAGGAACCGTTCTCTATATAACATCTGTTCAAATTCTGGACGGAGGACGATATGAATGCCGCGGCTATCCGCAGTGGGGAACACTTCACCGAGTCGTAACCGTAACGCTCGAAGTGTTTCCGACTGAACCTCCTCGCTTCCTTGAAGAGCCGCGGAGCGTGCTGGCTCATCTCAACACGACTGTATCTCTCCGCTGTAGTGTTGTTGGTCGTCCCAGACCTCGCCTGTATTGGATACGAGAGGGTAAAGTGGGGGGCTATCGAGAGAGATTGAGTGGTCACGTCGATGTTGTTACTATTCGGTCTTTGAGTCATGAAGACGAAGGTGCATACTATTGCGTGGCTGAGAATTCCGTTGCATCCGTCCCTTCATCTCCTGCAGTTATTTCTATTATAGTCCCAGGTATTCTCTAGCTGcctgttttttttgaataattACCTTTGCGCGTGTAGTGCTGTTTGTGCAAGAGGTAACGGTGATGGTGACCAATTTATTGGAGGAACAAGAACATTTGCTGATAACCTGTGCGTTTCATTACCCCACTAACGTAACATGGCTGAAAGATGGTGAGCCA
The Oscarella lobularis chromosome 3, ooOscLobu1.1, whole genome shotgun sequence DNA segment above includes these coding regions:
- the LOC136185493 gene encoding roundabout homolog 1-like isoform X1; its protein translation is MQGFLFRILLFWTVSKNLLLAWYEKRIFSLKANDCNQQRAFSGVVDVVEGDSFTLCCDVNRPANWTKNGVDVMALELNDNDSNRFKIEENSLGIRTHLSVSRAMYEQDNEVAYQCVATSPSGDAVVAERKVRVRRKAEVSFHGPRSLVVEATVGDNVALNCSGRHLFFIKWFKDGLFAGGASRYRVSSWRQHSHAIRGTVLYITSVQILDGGRYECRGYPQWGTLHRVVTVTLEVFPTEPPRFLEEPRSVLAHLNTTVSLRCSVVGRPRPRLYWIREGKVGGYRERLSGHVDVVTIRSLSHEDEGAYYCVAENSVASVPSSPAVISIIVPVLFVQEVTVMVTNLLEEQEHLLITCAFHYPTNVTWLKDGEPIDGQDSRIFFSKTERNSALAISHASYRDQGLYKATSFVNGKQIQTCQTHLLIIGPPLPPELVFAGFICKFGNLTMHASWSPPKFSSSDIRYLLKLTVIDVEKVTVWTRQEAVSTVEHFNFWLNRSCQGCSNSLAYLLEVYSINSYGQSKPSLPKDIDATSSLTYGTGSCGAGVISIPIVKSYPGFQIRLEDKNRTCHKKLEADFDRKLQSVMVRFVSEAMSTYTVSLSSNGHFTYNVISNPSFSQFIIRFVLTSTVSVELRIQAIKTVQNRINDFAQEGRFIAVGTHCTLNFAVCTTFYAKGIIHANDCKIS
- the LOC136184359 gene encoding neogenin-like; the encoded protein is MNAPVQFGRLLALFFCTVVEISAVQGQGQESHQLGKRSPYEKIVQEGQPFRLLCIHRDISGWKKNGRPVQTQSRLQIIPMGPYKALDVSKAQLGDSGLYECIATGGRTASAWSVDVYQKGVLSIEGIDVRSGSVEVYAGLTVVLRCVGKLFAMLAWREGNEYVEHRARHDLRRSRIDSETRLAVLSIRDVQLSDAGRYDCIGYPEFHGPYSRESVDVKVLRPEPIRFTVTPSNVSAYEGERVIVYCSAAGRPSPSVHWARETKTGVRVSFAKIATPDGRLVFPSLSKENEGIYQCVAENALGKMSLRIRVSIRVADVHNMDVLLTHSPQSVLMTCNVSRTFSVAWLKDGKMIRDCNDSRLHFPAFDFGSALVIQAIGYADKGLYEARARVDGKLVYKYSVFLNIRGVPTPPRNVSVTFKCSTTLRSTLLSVSWLPPVFRGEDDEENLLYSIVVTTIEIRHLKITRRYKVESNATVAELKLEARCTSCTAIHFIEVYAVNSIGRSNAALPVATASESSTLLKRNCNRTISSIPVLKSYPGFQMKLKVADRSCLKSGQTHFVDALQSAIYDYAKAASEIAYRAQLVFEIVSNEFLNQFIIYSVPGRLDVDESIALIKALERPLRFDSGSGHAFKAKDLQECKFKVHDCNVFYAKGISRHRDCQIGGRKNRGCNVSSFVYQVKKFCELL
- the LOC136185493 gene encoding uncharacterized protein isoform X2, translated to MQGFLFRILLFWTVSKNLLLAWYEKRIFSLKANDCNQQRAFSGVVDVVEGDSFTLCCDVNRPANWTKNGVDVMALELNDNDSNRFKIEENSLGIRTHLSVSRAMYEQDNEVAYQCVATSPSGDAVVAERKVRVRRKAEVSFHGPRSLVVEATVGDNVALNCSGRHLFFIKWFKDGLFAGGASRYRVSSWRQHSHAIRGTVLYITSVQILDGGRYECRGYPQWGTLHRVVTVTLEVFPTEPPRFLEEPRSVLAHLNTTVSLRCSVVGRPRPRLYWIREGKVGGYRERLSGHVDVVTIRSLSHEDEGAYYCVAENSVASVPSSPAVISIIVPVLFVQEVTVMVTNLLEEQEHLLITCAFHYPTNVTWLKDAISHASYRDQGLYKATSFVNGKQIQTCQTHLLIIGPPLPPELVFAGFICKFGNLTMHASWSPPKFSSSDIRYLLKLTVIDVEKVTVWTRQEAVSTVEHFNFWLNRSCQGCSNSLAYLLEVYSINSYGQSKPSLPKDIDATSSLTYGTGSCGAGVISIPIVKSYPGFQIRLEDKNRTCHKKLEADFDRKLQSVMVRFVSEAMSTYTVSLSSNGHFTYNVISNPSFSQFIIRFVLTSTVSVELRIQAIKTVQNRINDFAQEGRFIAVGTHCTLNFAVCTTFYAKGIIHANDCKIS